GCGGTGATGACCGGCAACATCCTCTTCCTGGGCTTCGGGCTGGGCGGCGCGCACGTGTCGGTGGTCGGCGCCGGGCTGGGCCTCGCCGCGTTCTCGCTGGGCGCGCTGCTCGGCCACCTGATCAACGACGGGCTGGTTCGGCGGCGCGGGGAGCTGTGGACACCGGTCGCGGTGGCCGGTGTGGGGATGCTGCTGGCGGTCGGTGCGGTGGCCGCGACCGGTGTGGAGAAGCAGCAGGACCTGCCCTCGGGCCGGGCGCTGGCGGTGCTCGCCGTGATGGCCCTGGCGATGGGCTGGCGGAACGCCATCGCGCTGCGGATCGCCGCCCCGGACCTGCCGACCACCGTGCTCACCCGCGGGCTGACCGGCCTGCTGCGGGTGCACGCCGAGATGGACTCGCGCGAGCGGCAGGCCGCCGCCGTGGTCGTGATGTGCGGCGGGGCGGCGCTCGGCGCCCTGCTGCTGCGGGCCGGCCCGGCGCTGCCACTGGCGGCCGCCGCGGCCGTGGAGCTCGCCTCCGCCGCGGTCTTCGCCGCCTACGGGGGACGGGAGAAGCACGCCGGCCCCGCGCGGTGAGCGCGGGGCCGGCGGTGCGGGGTGCGGCCGCTACAGGGCGGCGCTGCGGTGGTCCGGGTCGTGGACCTCGCCGACCAGTTCCTCCAGCAGGTCCTCCAGGGCGACCAGGCCGAGCTGGCGGCCGTCGGTGTCTACCACGGCGGCCAGGTGGGCGGCGGCCCGGCGCATGGCGCCGAGCGCGTCGTCCAGCGGCAGCTTGGCCCGCAGTTCCGGGATCGGGCGGCGCAGCCGGTCGGGCATCGGCGCGTCCGGGTCCTCCACGTCGAGGACGTCCTTGACGTGCAGGTAGCCGAGGACGGTGCCGCCGGCGTCGACCACCGGGAAGCGGGAGAAGCCTGTGCGGACGGCGAGCCGCTCGATCTCGCGGGCGGTGACGCCGAGCGGCACGGTGACCAGCTGGTCGGACGGCAGCAGCACCTCGGTGACCGGGCGCTCGCCGAGTTCCAGGGCGTCCTCCAGGCGCTCCTGGCGCTGCTCGTCGAGCAGGCCGGCGTCCGCGGAGTCGGCCAGCAGGTGCAGCAGTTGCTCGCTGTTGAACACCGACTCGACCTCGTCCTTGGCGTCGACCCTGAACAGCCGCAGGATGCCGTTGGCGAAGGCGTTGAGGAAGGCGATGAAGGGGCGGAGGATCCGGGCCAGGCGGTCGAGCGGCGGGCCGAGCCAGAGCGCGGCCTTCTCCGGGCCGGCGAGGGCGATGTTCTTGGGCACCATCTCGCCGACCACCATGTGCAGGAAGACCACGACGGCGAGCGAGACGGCGTAGCTGAGCAGGTGCATCATCGACTCGGGCACGCCGACCGCGTGGAACGGGTCGTGCAGCAGGTGGGCGATGGTCGGCTCGGCGAGGGCACCGAGGCCCAGCGAGCAGACGGTGATGCCGAGCTGGGCGGCGGCCAGCATCGCGGAGATGTTGGAGAGCGCGTGCAGCACGGTGCGGGCGCGCCGGTTGCCGGCCTCGGCGAGCGGTTCGATCTGGCTGCGGCGCACCGAGATGACGGCGAACTCGGCGCCGACGAAGAACGCGTTGCCGAGCAGCAGCAGGACGGCTGCGGCCAGTTGGAGCGCGGTCATCGGTTCTTCCCCCCGTCCGCGGCGGTGTCGTCGCCCGCGAGGCCGGGGTCGGTTCGCCGGATGCGGACCCGGCCGGTGCGGTGGCGGTCGACGGCGAGCACGGTGAAGCGCCAGCCGGGCAGGTCGGCGGTGTCGCCGACGGCGGGCAGTTTGCCGAGCAGGTCGGCGAGCAGGCCGCCGAGGGTCTCGTAGGGGCCGTCGGGGGTCTGCAGGCCGATGCTCTCCAGCTGGCCGGTGCGGGTGAGGCCGTCGGCCTCCCAGACGGGCAGGCCGTTCTCCGGTGCCATCGGCCGCAGGTCGGGCACGTCCGCGGGGTCGTGCTCGTCCTGCACCTCGCCGACGATCTCCTCGACGATGTCCTCGACGGTGACGACGCCGGCGGTGCCGCCGTACTCGTCGACCACGACGGCCATCGGCTGCTGGCGGCGCAGCCGGTCGAGAAGTTGCTCGGCCGGCAGGGTCTCGGGGACGAGCAGCGGCGGGGCGGTGAGGTGGGCGACCCGGGTGTGGCCGCGGCGGTCCTCGGGGACGGCGAGCGCGTCCTTGAGGGTCACGGTGCCGGTGACCTCGTCCAGGTTGTGGACGTACACCGGGAAGCGGGACAGGCCGGTGGCGCGGACGAGGTTGACCACGTCGGCGGCGGTGGCGTCGTGGTGCAGGGCGACCACGTCGACCCGCGGGGTCATCACGGACTCGGCGGTGAGCCGGCCGAGGCCGAAGGTGCGGAGGAACAGGGTCGCGGACTGCTGGTCTATGGCGCCCGCGCGGGCCGAGTGCCGGGCCAGGGCGACGAGTTCGGCGGGGGTGCGGGCGTGGCCCAGCTCCTCCTGCGGTTCGATGCCCAGCGCGCGGACCATGCGGTCGGCGGAGCCGTTCAGGAAGCTGATCAGCGGACGGCAGGCGGCCGAGAAGGCGCGCTGCGGGCTGACGACGGCGTACGCGACCTGCAGCGGGCGGGAGATCGCCCAGTTCTTCGGGACGAGCTCGCCGATGACCATCTGCAGCACGGTGGCGCCGGCCATGCCGACCACGACGGCGGTGAGGCGCGCGGCCGCGTCGGACAGGCCGATCGCGGTGAACACCGGGGAGAGGATCACGGAGACGGCCGGCTCGGCGAGCATGCCGACCACCAGGGAGGTGATGGTGATGCCGAGCTGGGCTCCGGAGAGCTGGAAGGAGAGGTGCCGCAGGGCCCTGGAGAGGCTCTGTGCGCGGGTGTCGCCGGCCTTGGCGGCGCGTTCGACGCTGCCGCGTTCCACGGTCACGAAGGCGAACTCGGCGGCCACGAAGAGGCCGTTCGCGAGGATGAGCAGAAAGGCCGCGAGCAGCAGCAGCCAGGCGGTGATCATCGGGCCGTCTGCCTTCCGGAGGGCTGAGGCAGCGCGGCGCAGGTACTACCGGACGGGTCGTCCATGGATGGGGAGATTCACTCCTCAGGTCGGTTCGGGGGTGGTGGGCGCTTTTGCCCTGGCTTTACCAGCCTTCACCAGCGTAGACGATACCGAACGAGGGCAGGGATCTTGCCCCGTGGGGGTTCAGCGACGCGCCGTCCCGTGCTCGTCGACGAGGTCGCGCAGCGTGCGGGCGGCGGTGATCGCCTGCTCGCGGCCGGCGGCGGGCTGGATGCCGACCGCGGCGAGCGAGGTGCCGTCGGCGAGGTCGAGGATCACCCAGGGGTCGCCGGCCCGCAGGTTGACCCGGACGATC
This genomic window from Streptomyces sp. TLI_235 contains:
- a CDS encoding CBS domain containing-hemolysin-like protein; the encoded protein is MITAWLLLLAAFLLILANGLFVAAEFAFVTVERGSVERAAKAGDTRAQSLSRALRHLSFQLSGAQLGITITSLVVGMLAEPAVSVILSPVFTAIGLSDAAARLTAVVVGMAGATVLQMVIGELVPKNWAISRPLQVAYAVVSPQRAFSAACRPLISFLNGSADRMVRALGIEPQEELGHARTPAELVALARHSARAGAIDQQSATLFLRTFGLGRLTAESVMTPRVDVVALHHDATAADVVNLVRATGLSRFPVYVHNLDEVTGTVTLKDALAVPEDRRGHTRVAHLTAPPLLVPETLPAEQLLDRLRRQQPMAVVVDEYGGTAGVVTVEDIVEEIVGEVQDEHDPADVPDLRPMAPENGLPVWEADGLTRTGQLESIGLQTPDGPYETLGGLLADLLGKLPAVGDTADLPGWRFTVLAVDRHRTGRVRIRRTDPGLAGDDTAADGGKNR
- a CDS encoding CBS domain containing-hemolysin-like protein, encoding MTALQLAAAVLLLLGNAFFVGAEFAVISVRRSQIEPLAEAGNRRARTVLHALSNISAMLAAAQLGITVCSLGLGALAEPTIAHLLHDPFHAVGVPESMMHLLSYAVSLAVVVFLHMVVGEMVPKNIALAGPEKAALWLGPPLDRLARILRPFIAFLNAFANGILRLFRVDAKDEVESVFNSEQLLHLLADSADAGLLDEQRQERLEDALELGERPVTEVLLPSDQLVTVPLGVTAREIERLAVRTGFSRFPVVDAGGTVLGYLHVKDVLDVEDPDAPMPDRLRRPIPELRAKLPLDDALGAMRRAAAHLAAVVDTDGRQLGLVALEDLLEELVGEVHDPDHRSAAL
- a CDS encoding uncharacterized membrane protein YoaK (UPF0700 family) produces the protein MSGPAPAARSPPLPRPGLVPTRVPATTRRPGPHTVALLLMTAVTGLVEAASFLGLGHVYTAVMTGNILFLGFGLGGAHVSVVGAGLGLAAFSLGALLGHLINDGLVRRRGELWTPVAVAGVGMLLAVGAVAATGVEKQQDLPSGRALAVLAVMALAMGWRNAIALRIAAPDLPTTVLTRGLTGLLRVHAEMDSRERQAAAVVVMCGGAALGALLLRAGPALPLAAAAAVELASAAVFAAYGGREKHAGPAR